A stretch of DNA from Cololabis saira isolate AMF1-May2022 chromosome 17, fColSai1.1, whole genome shotgun sequence:
CAGAGATGGGAGGGgtctggaaaaaaacaatataaaaaggAGGGGGTGGAGGATTTGTTGTTTAGTTTACAGCACATGCACAAGAGACAATTGTTATTCACAAAGGTGAGTGTTTGTATGGGCACAAATTCAAATAAATTCACAGGGCATGTTTCCCCCAAAAGTTgtttgtgtgtacgtgtgtccAGATTTTAGGTATGTTTGTGCTGATGAGTGTATTTTGTGTGAGAAAAGGCTCATTCTTGCCCTGGAGACCAGGGACGATGTCACACTGATGTCACCCTTTGAATATAATGGGCTGCATTACTTCCATCAGACTTCAACAGGCACAGTCATATGACTGGGCGCGAGTCGATACAAAGTGCAGCTCTGTGTTTAGCGCCTTATTAATATTCATTGTCACACTGCCCTCCGCATTGTCAGACCAAGCCCTGATTATGAGGTTAAAGCatagatgaaaaagaaaactgtgAAACTGAAAATGTAACACTGTGGTCAGATGGAGCCCAGAAGGATTTTACGGCTATCAAAGTCATAATTTTTATGTCATCTTGTTACTTTAATTACAATGGATGTCAATGATGACAACCTCTGACCTTTAACCGTTATATTTAAATCACTGTAAAGCTCTTGTGCTTCTCTAAAACTGCAGCTTTGACGGCATCCATCTTTATTATGACCTCAAATGCACACATGCTCTTGTGTTTACCTCAGGTCATCCACTGTCTTCACTTGTTCACTCTGAGAGAGGGATGCAGCTTCTTTTAGTGCTTTAATCCAGTCTGTATCTTGTTCCAGGGCAATTTCTCCCAAAGGAGGACTCTCGGCCACATCAGCAGCCTCTATACTCACAGACACTTGTTCAACAGGGGGGCTGAAGCTGCAGGCAGGAGCCCTTTCAGCCGGACCTCCATCACACTGAGGTTCAGTCCCAGTAGCTTTCACCATCATATCATCGTGGGGCTTTGACAAAGGAACTTGGTCATGGGGTTTCTCTGACTCATCAAGGGATGCGAGGTTGGTAGAAATAGGCTCTTCCAGGTAGTTTAAACCAACACATGGATGAGCAGTTGCTTTATCTAATATATCGCTGCCATGTTCTTCTGCTTTAGAAAGATCAATGCCCCCCTCTGAGGGATAAACAACAGCCTCTGCACGGCTTTGTGACACCTCAGCCTGAAAATAGCCTGAGACCGACTCCCTGCTGCTGTCTTTGCCATTTACATTTACAATCCCCAGCTTTTCTATTTCTTCTTTATTCTCAGTCACTTTTACCTCACATTTCTCTTTTCCTTGGCTGCTAGCAGTCTCCCCAACTAAAGCCGCCTCATCTCCCTTTGTGATCTCCTCAGCGCTATGGCCTTTTACGGCTGTTTGCACAACGGGGCTGGCTTGTGTGGGGAACACTTTATTGCAGCTTTGCAGAGGCTTACACACTGCATCCTTAATTTCACACTCCTCAGTTTCAGCACTCTCACGTTCCGTAACTGTGGCAGACTTGAAATCCTCTCCCCCAGTTTCTGCCAGCCCGGCATCAGTACCGGGCATCTTTGTATGACTTTCCTCAGCTGCGCTGGCACTTGGAACAACTTCTGAATTAATGTTGTCATTATCTGTTCTCACGTTTAATGAAACTGAGTTTTGGAAGGGTGGAGTCTCAAGTTTCAGAGAAGCCAACTCTGCAGATACAGCGCTCTTTTGTGAAGCGTCGGATTTTCTATACTGGTCTTGAGATGCGGCTGACAGGTTGCTCATTTGCTGCTTTTTACCTTCCAATTCACCTGCAGTCTCAATTAAATTTTGCTCCGTCTCTCTTACCCCTAACCCCGAGTCTTTATTCTCATCAACCCCCTGTCCTGTCACATCTACTTGAGAGTAAACTGTTGCTATCCCAATGTCAACACTCTCAACAGCACTTCCATTTAAATTACTGGAAAGGTGACACGGCACATCTGCCTTTCCAGCCTCTGATGAATCCTGTGCTCCCTTGCCTTTCTCTTGGCCCATTACGCCATCATCGTGACTACTCTCGTCACCCGCCAACTCATCTTTGCTTTCTGACTGAAACAGCCCCTCGGCAGAGCCGCCTCCTGCCTCTGCTGCCTCTTTAACGGCTAAGTCTGGCGCTTGGGTCTGACTGTTGGCCTCTTCTCCCTCTTGCACAAATCCACCTGACAGCTCCTCTGTGGAATGTCGGGATCCCAGACACTGCTCCTGTTGCTGAGCAAAACAGTTTAGATCTTGTGGGCTCTGCGATTGGCCGAGAGCTGGCTTCAAATCTGGTGCAGCGTCAGAGCCGGGCTCCGGCATGGCTGTGGCTGTTTGGTTCAGGTCCTGGTCATAAATGGTCCGAGTTTCTCTACTGAACTCCGACTCACTTGGCAGCATCACGTCGGCTGTCGCTGACGTTTTCTCAAGAGAAAGGGAAGATGTTTGAATCTCAGATTTTTCTTCGTGTTCTAAACTCTTATTTCTGTCTCCTTCGTTCTTTATATTCGTTGATGGTGGCTGCACTTCATGTTCATCTTGCAGCTGCAAATCTCCAGCGTCCACGGTAGTCTCTTTGTCTGGCTCATTAGGATATTGTAATACGGAGCCTTCCTTTCCTGCCTGCTGCTTGCTACTACCTACTGCTTCTGTTTGATTATCAGTTGTTGCTTCTTTAGTTTGTGTCTTTTCTTCTGACGTCTTATCTCtcattttgcttttttcttcaatATTGTCTTCTTGAACTTCATGGTGGGTCTTACTGGCAAGCAGGTGAGAGCTGACAGGGCAGCTCACAGCTACTAGGTCATTGCTAATGGATGTTTTACAAGGAACGGCATCTGTGCCAACAGAATCTGGCTCAGTGTGACATGAAGAAATCAAGTTATCACATTCATCTTTTGACAGTAAAGCAGTTGCAGCAAGAGTCTGAGCGGCGTGAGGCGGGTTTTCCTCCAGTGAAGAAGTAGTAATTGTATTATTGGTAACAGAATTCTCACATTCGTCAACGGTCTGCTCAGCATTGTTCCTTTCCCCCAGCTCCTGATGCATCTCATCTGCTTTAACACTGACATTACTGCGCTCCAGATCCTGTGCTAAAGACATTAGTGTCATTTCACTGGTTTTATTGCCGTCCACCTCTTTGGAGACGTTGGCGCAGTCTCTGTCAGCAGCACTGCGGTTATCTGTCTGCTCGGGGAGAATAATATCAGAGTCAGTGATGAACTCCAAATGATTCAACATCGGGCCAGGAGGCTGCAGGATAAAAAGTGGATTGTTGAGACGGGGGCAGGCGGCAGAACTAGCCTGCTCAGAGGCCGTCACCGCTTCATCCTTTGTCGGATCAGCCGCCACACTTGTGGATTCGTCACCAGCCTTCACCAGATCCAGGTTGTCAAGTCCGCTTGGAGGCATTTCAACTAGTTTGCTTGGAGTTTGATTACTGGGGTCAGAAGGTGCACAGGTGGAGGTCCCAGCATCAGACTTTGAGCTGGAGTCCACGTCAGCCAAAGGCTGCCCCAAAGGAGATTCAGTGGAGACGGGTTTGCAGGTAACATCCTCATCTGGAAGCAGAGATGGAGGACAGTGGCTCCCTTCTTTTTCATCAAGAATTGCAGTGACCTCATGTGTTAAAGACAACTCCTTTTGCACACCAGTTTCAAGGAAGCCTTCAGACGCACCATGTAACTCAACAGCTTCAGTGTAATAATCTGCATGATCTGTCCGATTCCTCTCAGCGGGACAAGAAAGCTCTCCTGAGCCGGTCACCATCTGCAAATCAGTGTTTGTCTCAAGACTGTCATGACCAGAGTGATCTGTGTTTTTCTTCGTATCATTAGTCCCAGAATCTCCTTTGTCCGTTTGCACCTCCGTCTGTGGCTCCCAACGTTCAGCGGAGCTGCAAAGTGCTGCTTCATTCTTGGTGGGAGCAGAGTTCGTGGAGATCTCTGGCTTCTTCAAACTCAGAAAGTTTGAGAAAGTGTAGCAGGCCTCAACAACAGGATGGTGCAAACTCTCGTGGACGGTCAGTGGAGGCAAGGAGGCGCAGTCCAACGCCGGGATGGACATGTTCTTGAGATCCAGGGATGAATCAACCTTTTGTATCACAGTGTCAGCAAAGTGAACTCTGTTGTTACCTTTACTGCTGTTGCAAATGCCAGCATCCACTCCAGACAACGCAGGACTCCCACCTTTGATCTGGGTTGCAGCTTCACTCTCGGTTGTCCCGTCTCCTCTTCTGCTCCCAGGTTGAACCTGTTGATCGTTGCTTGCTTGTTGCGTGGTTTGCAGTACTGAAGTCGAAAGCTGAGGTGGGATTGGAGATGAGAAGACttgattgttgttttcctcTCCGATGGATGACTCCACACAAGTGTTTCCCAAATGCAAAGCTTCCTCTGAAAGCAGTCCCTGCACGAGATGAGCCTTTATCCCTTCATCTGCATCGCTGGAGCTCTGTTCAGTGAAAGTGGGGAGAGGCGAAGCTGCCTCGCTGCGCCTTTCCTGGTGGGGGTGGAAGAGACGGTCCTGTTCAGAGCAGATGTCCTCAGTGATGAGAGCGGTCGGTCCACTCCAGCCCTGTGACTTCAGCTGTGACTCGGCAACATCTGTGGGCGGATGCCTCTCCGTCTCAGCTGATGACACCCCGCTCGCAGAGCCTTCTGGCTGGCTGAAGGAAGCGTGCTCTCCAGCAGGCCCTCCTTTTCCTCCcacctcctccctctctccccctccCCCTTTTCCCAATCTTTCCAATCCCGCAGCACAGCGATCCTGGCAATCAGAGCCTGTGAGCAGCCCAGGGGGAGAAGCACCGGTGCAGGCTTCAGATCCTAGTAGCTCTTTTTCTACGTCTCCCTCTTCAGCCGGTGAGAAGTCTGCGTCTGAGCTGCAAATGCTCATCCCCGCCGGTCTCTTCATTTCAGTTTCAGCCAAGTTGTGTGGCattttgctgctgcagcttttctCAGACGCAGATTGTCCCTCTGTGGCTGACAATGCAAGTGTGCATTTTTCCTGCGAGCAGATTAATGAGGGCTGATGGGGGCTGTCCACAAGTTTATTTCTTTCCTCGTCTGCAGAACTGAGGTGCTGTTCCACGCCTCCCAGTTTGTTCTCTCCTGTTCCTTTCTCACTCCCTGCCACTGCTGCAGTAGCTACTGTGTCTAAAAAATCATGCCTCatgctctctccctctccctggcTTTCAATTACTTCTGGCAATGTGGGTGTTGTCAGTGGCAACGCAGTAACCATCATTAAAGCCTTTTCATGAGCACCGTCCACGTAACACTCTCCCACACTAGTTCTTCTTTGGGAGAGTGGGCTCTGATCCTCCTGTGTGAGTATTTTTGCTTCCGTAGTAACTACAGCCTCCTGTGTTTGTGCGTCTGATATCCTGTCACTTGAAGCTGTTGGTTTGATAGCTTCGTCTTGGACCGTTATTGTGGGTGTAGTTTCTCCTGCGGCTGCTTGTTGCTCCCACTGTGAGTTTTCATGGGAGCGCTGATGCATGATACTATGAGCAACCACTTGGTTGTGGTTGTCTGACTGATGGGGCATCTGTGAAAAAGGCTGCTTGGATGCAGGTGAACTGAGCGGAGCAGTAAGATGATCCTGACTACTAACGGGGGATGCTAAAGGGGGGTTGGAGATGAGAACTCCCGCAGGACTCAGCTGCTGCTTGTGCTCGTAATCAAACCTGTTATCAGGCTGTTCCCCATAAATCACAGCGTGAGCGTCAGCCTCTGACACAGACACTCCTTTTTCCGGTGAATCCGTATTAGAGCCAGCATTTATGAGGGAGGCAGCTTGCATTTTATCCTCAGCTTGTTCCCCCATCACTGCCTTCTGTTTGTTctccagctttttctttttcctttgtttCCTCTTCTTTCCGTCTTTGCTCTGTCCATCCTTTGTGCCACGTGCTGAACCCATCTGTTTATCGGTTTTACAGTCTGACTGACTCTGCTCTTTGTTCTGCTCTGTCTTTGTCTTTGCTTCTGACTGCAGCCCTGATAGCGTACCTGCATCACTTAGATGTGTGCC
This window harbors:
- the tacc2 gene encoding microtubule-associated protein futsch isoform X8, which encodes MQFCRKVLCQPCSARVTSPEEGMEYKMGSCIGISKKQTDAYAESLSGRDNTALLTEASTSQPGLFPDIPVLSGEEESAGAAAADQDDQEELEFPHDLLPNLDFSSEFNIWESSLGGQTSAGEKKCEQVNPLLVGLQHHVEVSRPPVVVDARPYGCEPVVADDQPPPQCATTPHLGPPRPAAPSVLFDQELQDAFRECEEQMASLFTPIEPTKVYNAEETDGEVMVKKSTESSSPPPIVIQPGHSNRSHGNKSTHGNSEEESSETDRVVFSFRNYILGIENNVGTAETESKITQDLDTCSEVTPETDKQRETASHTESEIATDLYKEPSKQADVSKQKDGQVQEHVDSSAAAEEKSTVDCDTVAKDERTEAVTEAATTRKENQNYEYDLNICEGESEAENPLKECGTHLSDAGTLSGLQSEAKTKTEQNKEQSQSDCKTDKQMGSARGTKDGQSKDGKKRKQRKKKKLENKQKAVMGEQAEDKMQAASLINAGSNTDSPEKGVSVSEADAHAVIYGEQPDNRFDYEHKQQLSPAGVLISNPPLASPVSSQDHLTAPLSSPASKQPFSQMPHQSDNHNQVVAHSIMHQRSHENSQWEQQAAAGETTPTITVQDEAIKPTASSDRISDAQTQEAVVTTEAKILTQEDQSPLSQRRTSVGECYVDGAHEKALMMVTALPLTTPTLPEVIESQGEGESMRHDFLDTVATAAVAGSEKGTGENKLGGVEQHLSSADEERNKLVDSPHQPSLICSQEKCTLALSATEGQSASEKSCSSKMPHNLAETEMKRPAGMSICSSDADFSPAEEGDVEKELLGSEACTGASPPGLLTGSDCQDRCAAGLERLGKGGGGEREEVGGKGGPAGEHASFSQPEGSASGVSSAETERHPPTDVAESQLKSQGWSGPTALITEDICSEQDRLFHPHQERRSEAASPLPTFTEQSSSDADEGIKAHLVQGLLSEEALHLGNTCVESSIGEENNNQVFSSPIPPQLSTSVLQTTQQASNDQQVQPGSRRGDGTTESEAATQIKGGSPALSGVDAGICNSSKGNNRVHFADTVIQKVDSSLDLKNMSIPALDCASLPPLTVHESLHHPVVEACYTFSNFLSLKKPEISTNSAPTKNEAALCSSAERWEPQTEVQTDKGDSGTNDTKKNTDHSGHDSLETNTDLQMVTGSGELSCPAERNRTDHADYYTEAVELHGASEGFLETGVQKELSLTHEVTAILDEKEGSHCPPSLLPDEDVTCKPVSTESPLGQPLADVDSSSKSDAGTSTCAPSDPSNQTPSKLVEMPPSGLDNLDLVKAGDESTSVAADPTKDEAVTASEQASSAACPRLNNPLFILQPPGPMLNHLEFITDSDIILPEQTDNRSAADRDCANVSKEVDGNKTSEMTLMSLAQDLERSNVSVKADEMHQELGERNNAEQTVDECENSVTNNTITTSSLEENPPHAAQTLAATALLSKDECDNLISSCHTEPDSVGTDAVPCKTSISNDLVAVSCPVSSHLLASKTHHEVQEDNIEEKSKMRDKTSEEKTQTKEATTDNQTEAVGSSKQQAGKEGSVLQYPNEPDKETTVDAGDLQLQDEHEVQPPSTNIKNEGDRNKSLEHEEKSEIQTSSLSLEKTSATADVMLPSESEFSRETRTIYDQDLNQTATAMPEPGSDAAPDLKPALGQSQSPQDLNCFAQQQEQCLGSRHSTEELSGGFVQEGEEANSQTQAPDLAVKEAAEAGGGSAEGLFQSESKDELAGDESSHDDGVMGQEKGKGAQDSSEAGKADVPCHLSSNLNGSAVESVDIGIATVYSQVDVTGQGVDENKDSGLGVRETEQNLIETAGELEGKKQQMSNLSAASQDQYRKSDASQKSAVSAELASLKLETPPFQNSVSLNVRTDNDNINSEVVPSASAAEESHTKMPGTDAGLAETGGEDFKSATVTERESAETEECEIKDAVCKPLQSCNKVFPTQASPVVQTAVKGHSAEEITKGDEAALVGETASSQGKEKCEVKVTENKEEIEKLGIVNVNGKDSSRESVSGYFQAEVSQSRAEAVVYPSEGGIDLSKAEEHGSDILDKATAHPCVGLNYLEEPISTNLASLDESEKPHDQVPLSKPHDDMMVKATGTEPQCDGGPAERAPACSFSPPVEQVSVSIEAADVAESPPLGEIALEQDTDWIKALKEAASLSQSEQVKTVDDLRPLPSLESPQLEFLTPTEETAVLRQDEEIPPPDQAAGQAVESPALLVAKRPVDLPQPLQKTVDLPEPTQQTAPLSEPTQSAKAELSEEITNKDKSSTPTKTEFSPDRSPESDNQLVDVADDQTEFFKATKKIEEIPEQTEIDVDSREPTENEESQLKQTTESLKQQEKLPEELEEKPVEVPPEKTDVTTVQDPPEELQSSGPPLTEPPERGHPVPACPAPPPSEHQLPPSPKDTTEPLPPLQDTTEPPPSPKDTTEPLPPLQDTTEPPAPPPTPPGSDTPASCLPPPAPATPAAPSADRREDLDPASAPCRAPFRSSDSDGAFETPESTTPVKAVSPVDPHREQLTSDGDDANASVSDLVPDSAPAGLPLRSPSINFDENKPIAASGTYNLEVYAAEPPSHTLTRSLSLQGGELESPSAPLDVSASAGFRAHSESFSVGTESAPGTLRRPKKVRPGSVKKKPLLRQNSNPEAQKPATSTATQEAKKQAKPGTASPLLFPEETEGGSATPSPGGTLRRTRKSRVETPPPLQEEIKDTSQEEDCGVPALPLCQEEISLPASLTDKEESPIPPSASYKWDPENFDSIDPFNTGGSKIANSPVFGRKDLVCGPVSIPPEGPPPSVVEPHYPTAPAPLEEPNPEEQPILPKRQAVRLEFDYSEENSEASHPASPPLKKVGKKPGGKMPQRKAKLGLKKMPPAQVEQLDNTPPPTHNGNEDELTVPKAAYNFEPDKWDDPSYNPFTSKKAVSNSPKMPRPAFGFDANNFDDSVDPFKYSNKLANSPPKAAASFEMSSNDYDDENDNDNIGELEDQNQNKPSKKKKTPIKSNTFRVKRSPKKTPLSDTSQDPGSADESPSLHSQDDHATDEEKLASTNHKWGPLHDMDADLNSDQQSFPQPCDLTSFVNENSLPQETPVQDYEIEYMEKIGSSSPPLSSKKPSLYLKLDSVSENLTKNTRAHGSEPSSPCTGSFEEMEAQITAGMKTPVLSSRPGPEGSAGEKGRKRESESLSRTQSTERDEQHRDVSSSVDSALPKTSLYARTTSTSSSSYMEGESPHLPRELDHSLGIARDEVVTKEKEVLEWQRKYEESRQEVVEMRRIVAEYEKTIAQMIEDDQKEKSLSHHTIQQLIMEKDQALADLNSVEKSLADLFRRYEKMKDVLDGFRKNEEVLKKCAQEYLTRVRKEEQRYQALKIHAEEKLDKANTDIAQVRAKAKQEQVAYQASLRKEQMKVDSLERTLEQKNKEIEELTKICDELIAKMGRS
- the tacc2 gene encoding microtubule-associated protein futsch isoform X6: MQFCRKVLCQPCSARVTSPEEGMEYKMGSCIGISKKQTDAYAESLSGRDNTALLTEASTSQPGLFPDIPVLSGEEESAGAAAADQDDQEELEFPHDLLPNLDFSSEFNIWESSLGGQTSAGEKKCEQVNPLLVGLQHHVEVSRPPVVVDARPYGCEPVVADDQPPPQCATTPHLGPPRPAAPSVLFDQELQDAFRECEEQMASLFTPIEPTKVYNAEETDGEVMVKKSTESSSPPPIVIQPGHSNRSHGNKSTHGNSEEESSETDRVVFSFRNYILGIENNVGTAETESKITQDLDTCSEVTPETDKQRETASHTESEIATDLYKEPSKQADVSKQKDGQVQEHVDSSAAAEEKSTVDCDTVAKDERTEAVTEAATTRKENQNYEYDLNICEGESEAENPLKECGTHLSDAGTLSGLQSEAKTKTEQNKEQSQSDCKTDKQMGSARGTKDGQSKDGKKRKQRKKKKLENKQKAVMGEQAEDKMQAASLINAGSNTDSPEKGVSVSEADAHAVIYGEQPDNRFDYEHKQQLSPAGVLISNPPLASPVSSQDHLTAPLSSPASKQPFSQMPHQSDNHNQVVAHSIMHQRSHENSQWEQQAAAGETTPTITVQDEAIKPTASSDRISDAQTQEAVVTTEAKILTQEDQSPLSQRRTSVGECYVDGAHEKALMMVTALPLTTPTLPEVIESQGEGESMRHDFLDTVATAAVAGSEKGTGENKLGGVEQHLSSADEERNKLVDSPHQPSLICSQEKCTLALSATEGQSASEKSCSSKMPHNLAETEMKRPAGMSICSSDADFSPAEEGDVEKELLGSEACTGASPPGLLTGSDCQDRCAAGLERLGKGGGGEREEVGGKGGPAGEHASFSQPEGSASGVSSAETERHPPTDVAESQLKSQGWSGPTALITEDICSEQDRLFHPHQERRSEAASPLPTFTEQSSSDADEGIKAHLVQGLLSEEALHLGNTCVESSIGEENNNQVFSSPIPPQLSTSVLQTTQQASNDQQVQPGSRRGDGTTESEAATQIKGGSPALSGVDAGICNSSKGNNRVHFADTVIQKVDSSLDLKNMSIPALDCASLPPLTVHESLHHPVVEACYTFSNFLSLKKPEISTNSAPTKNEAALCSSAERWEPQTEVQTDKGDSGTNDTKKNTDHSGHDSLETNTDLQMVTGSGELSCPAERNRTDHADYYTEAVELHGASEGFLETGVQKELSLTHEVTAILDEKEGSHCPPSLLPDEDVTCKPVSTESPLGQPLADVDSSSKSDAGTSTCAPSDPSNQTPSKLVEMPPSGLDNLDLVKAGDESTSVAADPTKDEAVTASEQASSAACPRLNNPLFILQPPGPMLNHLEFITDSDIILPEQTDNRSAADRDCANVSKEVDGNKTSEMTLMSLAQDLERSNVSVKADEMHQELGERNNAEQTVDECENSVTNNTITTSSLEENPPHAAQTLAATALLSKDECDNLISSCHTEPDSVGTDAVPCKTSISNDLVAVSCPVSSHLLASKTHHEVQEDNIEEKSKMRDKTSEEKTQTKEATTDNQTEAVGSSKQQAGKEGSVLQYPNEPDKETTVDAGDLQLQDEHEVQPPSTNIKNEGDRNKSLEHEEKSEIQTSSLSLEKTSATADVMLPSESEFSRETRTIYDQDLNQTATAMPEPGSDAAPDLKPALGQSQSPQDLNCFAQQQEQCLGSRHSTEELSGGFVQEGEEANSQTQAPDLAVKEAAEAGGGSAEGLFQSESKDELAGDESSHDDGVMGQEKGKGAQDSSEAGKADVPCHLSSNLNGSAVESVDIGIATVYSQVDVTGQGVDENKDSGLGVRETEQNLIETAGELEGKKQQMSNLSAASQDQYRKSDASQKSAVSAELASLKLETPPFQNSVSLNVRTDNDNINSEVVPSASAAEESHTKMPGTDAGLAETGGEDFKSATVTERESAETEECEIKDAVCKPLQSCNKVFPTQASPVVQTAVKGHSAEEITKGDEAALVGETASSQGKEKCEVKVTENKEEIEKLGIVNVNGKDSSRESVSGYFQAEVSQSRAEAVVYPSEGGIDLSKAEEHGSDILDKATAHPCVGLNYLEEPISTNLASLDESEKPHDQVPLSKPHDDMMVKATGTEPQCDGGPAERAPACSFSPPVEQVSVSIEAADVAESPPLGEIALEQDTDWIKALKEAASLSQSEQVKTVDDLRPLPSLESPQLEFLTPTEETAVLRQDEEIPPPDQAAGQAVESPALLVAKRPVDLPQPLQKTVDLPEPTQQTAPLSEPTQSAKAELSEEITNKDKSSTPTKTEFSPDRSPESDNQLVDVADDQTEFFKATKKIEEIPEQTEIDVDSREPTENEESQLKQTTESLKQQEKLPEELEEKPVEVPPEKTDVTTVQDPPEELQSSGPPLTEPPERGHPVPACPAPPPSEHQLPPSPKDTTEPLPPLQDTTEPPPSPKDTTEPLPPLQDTTEPPAPPPTPPGSDTPASCLPPPAPATPAAPSADRREDLDPASAPCRAPFRSSDSDGAFETPESTTPVKAVSPVDPHREQLTSDGDDANASVSDLVPDSAPAGLPLRSPSINFDENKPIAASGTYNLEVYAAEPPSHTLTRSLSLQGGELESPSAPLDVSASAGFRAHSESFSVGTESAPGTLRRPKKVRPGSVKKKPLLRQNSNPEAQKPATSTATQEAKKQAKPGTASPLLFPEETEGGSATPSPGGTLRRTRKSRVETPPPLQEEIKDTSQEEDCGVPALPLCQEEISLPASLTDKEESPIPPSASYKWDPENFDSIDPFNTGGSKIANSPVFGRKDLVCGPVSIPPEGPPPSVVEPHYPTAPAPLEEPNPEEQPILPKRQAVRLEFDYSEENSEASHPASPPLKKVGKKPGGKMPQRKAKLGLKKMPPAQVEQLDNTPPPTHNGNEDELTVPKAAYNFEPDKWDDPSYNPFTSKKAVSNSPKMPRPAFGFDANNFDDSVDPFKYSNKLANSPPKAAASFEMSSNDYDDENDNDNIGELEDQNQNKPSKKKKTPIKSNTFRVKRSPKKTPLSDTSQDPGSADESPSLHSQDDHATDEEKLASTNHKWGPLHDMDADLNSDQQSFPQPCDLTSFVNENSLPQETPVQDYEIEYMEKIGSSSPPLSSKKPSLYLKLDSVSENLTKNTRAHGSEPSSPCTGSFEEMEAQITAGMKTPVLSSRPGPEGSAGEKGRKRESESLSRTQSTERDEQSRLKKPSNRRWNINGSPLLKHRDVSSSVDSALPKTSLYARTTSTSSSSYMEGESPHLPRELDHSLGIARDEVVTKEKEVLEWQRKYEESRQEVVEMRRIVAEYEKTIAQMIEDDQKEKSLSHHTIQQLIMEKDQALADLNSVEKSLADLFRRYEKMKDVLDGFRKNEEVLKKCAQEYLTRVRKEEQRYQALKIHAEEKLDKANTDIAQVRAKAKQEQVAYQASLRKEQMKVDSLERTLEQKNKEIEELTKICDELIAKMGRS